The following proteins are co-located in the Megalops cyprinoides isolate fMegCyp1 chromosome 15, fMegCyp1.pri, whole genome shotgun sequence genome:
- the wbp1la gene encoding WW domain binding protein 1-like a isoform X1 — protein MEGAARLALKTGLFLFSVVGPVSCATAETVNAENKLLCFGVNNQSYICESGHCCGESECCSYYYEFWWFWLVWTIIIILSCCCVCHHRRTKHRLQQQQRQHEINLIAYREAHNYSSLPFYFRFLPNYLLPAYEEVVNRPPTPPPPYSALQTGPPAGASPSTNEQADGICPPRQATPTPPASDRRSSRPSIEEFAPPAALCQRGEGKLPSVQCAQSHLQPASAQELPPARDKQGDPCKEPLKDSGSEGSPEDKERTPGRHRRFTGDSGIEVCVCGRGPDSDELKELEGLLEPMDYCDGCSSCAARPPPGDEEQGHAPAGEGHVLEPLPRAPVCLLLHTINEQDGPHAACGADPQS, from the exons AACAAGCTGTTGTGCTTTGGCGTGAACAACCAGAGCTACATCTGCGAGTCAGGGCACTGCTGTGGAGAGTCGGAGTGCTGCAGCTACTACTACGAGTTCTGGT GGTTCTGGCTGGTCTggaccatcatcatcatcctcagctgctgctgcgTGTGCCACCACCGCCGCACCAAGCAccgcctccagcagcagcagcggcagcacgAGATCAACCTCATCGCCTACCGCGAGGCCCACAACTACTCCTCCCTGCCCTTCTACTTCA GGTTTCTGCCAAATTACCTCCTGCCCGCCTACGAAGAGGTGGTGAACCGCCCCCCGACCCCGCCCCCGCCTTACAGTGCCTTGCAGACCGGCCCACCGGCTGGCGCCAGCCCCTCCACCAATGAGCAAGCAGACGGGATATGCCCGCCCCGCCAGGCCACTCCCACCCCTCCCGCATCTGACAGGCGCTCGTCCCGGCCGAGCATAGAGGAGTTCGCCCCCCCGGCAGCCCTCTGCcagcggggggaggggaagCTCCCGTCTGTGCAGTGTGCACAGTCGCACCTGCAGCCGGCGTCTGCGCAGGAGCTGCCTCCCGCCCGGGACAAGCAGGGCGATCCCTGCAAGGAGCCGCTGAAGGACTCTGGGTCCGAGGGCTCCCCCGAAGACAAGGAGCGGACCCCAGGCCGGCACCGCCGCTTCACGGGCGACTCGGGCATCgaggtgtgcgtgtgcgggCGGGGCCCCGACAGCGACgagctgaaggagctggaggggcTGCTGGAGCCCATGGACTACTGCGACGGCTGCAGCTCCTGCGCCGCCCGGCCCCCGCCCGGGGACGAGGAGCAGGGCCACGCCCCCGCCGGCGAGGGCCACGTCCTGGAGCCCCTCCCCCGCGCccccgtctgcctcctcctccacaccaTCAACGAGCAGGACGGGCCCCACGCGGCCTGCGGGGCCGACCCTCAGAGCTGA
- the wbp1la gene encoding WW domain binding protein 1-like a isoform X2 — translation MPFLLGIRQNKLLCFGVNNQSYICESGHCCGESECCSYYYEFWWFWLVWTIIIILSCCCVCHHRRTKHRLQQQQRQHEINLIAYREAHNYSSLPFYFRFLPNYLLPAYEEVVNRPPTPPPPYSALQTGPPAGASPSTNEQADGICPPRQATPTPPASDRRSSRPSIEEFAPPAALCQRGEGKLPSVQCAQSHLQPASAQELPPARDKQGDPCKEPLKDSGSEGSPEDKERTPGRHRRFTGDSGIEVCVCGRGPDSDELKELEGLLEPMDYCDGCSSCAARPPPGDEEQGHAPAGEGHVLEPLPRAPVCLLLHTINEQDGPHAACGADPQS, via the exons AACAAGCTGTTGTGCTTTGGCGTGAACAACCAGAGCTACATCTGCGAGTCAGGGCACTGCTGTGGAGAGTCGGAGTGCTGCAGCTACTACTACGAGTTCTGGT GGTTCTGGCTGGTCTggaccatcatcatcatcctcagctgctgctgcgTGTGCCACCACCGCCGCACCAAGCAccgcctccagcagcagcagcggcagcacgAGATCAACCTCATCGCCTACCGCGAGGCCCACAACTACTCCTCCCTGCCCTTCTACTTCA GGTTTCTGCCAAATTACCTCCTGCCCGCCTACGAAGAGGTGGTGAACCGCCCCCCGACCCCGCCCCCGCCTTACAGTGCCTTGCAGACCGGCCCACCGGCTGGCGCCAGCCCCTCCACCAATGAGCAAGCAGACGGGATATGCCCGCCCCGCCAGGCCACTCCCACCCCTCCCGCATCTGACAGGCGCTCGTCCCGGCCGAGCATAGAGGAGTTCGCCCCCCCGGCAGCCCTCTGCcagcggggggaggggaagCTCCCGTCTGTGCAGTGTGCACAGTCGCACCTGCAGCCGGCGTCTGCGCAGGAGCTGCCTCCCGCCCGGGACAAGCAGGGCGATCCCTGCAAGGAGCCGCTGAAGGACTCTGGGTCCGAGGGCTCCCCCGAAGACAAGGAGCGGACCCCAGGCCGGCACCGCCGCTTCACGGGCGACTCGGGCATCgaggtgtgcgtgtgcgggCGGGGCCCCGACAGCGACgagctgaaggagctggaggggcTGCTGGAGCCCATGGACTACTGCGACGGCTGCAGCTCCTGCGCCGCCCGGCCCCCGCCCGGGGACGAGGAGCAGGGCCACGCCCCCGCCGGCGAGGGCCACGTCCTGGAGCCCCTCCCCCGCGCccccgtctgcctcctcctccacaccaTCAACGAGCAGGACGGGCCCCACGCGGCCTGCGGGGCCGACCCTCAGAGCTGA
- the LOC118789828 gene encoding steroid 17-alpha-hydroxylase/17,20 lyase, with protein MEWLFCSLLFSVIVFVALFLKEQIRRAFSVETTRLPPSLPSFPIIGSILSLRSDCPPHILFQDLQKKYGDVYSLMMGAHNVIIVNSHQHAREVLLKRGKTFAGRPRTVTTDILTRDGKDIAFADYSATWRFHRKMVHAALCMFGEGSASLEKIICREASSMCQTLVEMQSTAVDLAPELTRAVTNVICSLCFSSSYRRGDPEFEAMLQYSQGIVDTVAKDSLVDIFPWLQIFPNEDLRILKQCVSIRDSLLQKKYDEHKAQYSDDTQRDLLDALLRAKRSAENNNSATRNVGLTDDHLLMTVGDIFGAGVETTTTVLKWSIAYLIHYPQVQKRIQEELDSKIGMHRHPQLSDRGSLPYLEATIREVMRIRPVSPLLIPHVALTDSSIGEYTVEKGTRVIINLWSLHHDAAEWKDPELFDPGHFLEEDGNSLCSTPASYLPFGAGIRVCLGEALAKMELFLFLSWILQRFTLEVPPGHPLPDLQGKFGVVLQPQKYKVNARLRPCWAESQSNS; from the exons ATGGAGTGGCTTTTCtgttcactgctgttttccGTGATCGTGTTTGTGGCGCTGTTCCTGAAAGAGCAAATTCGGAGGGCTTTTTCGGTGGAAACGACAAGACTCCCCCCGAGTCTTCCCTCCTTCCCCATCATCGGGAGCATTCTGAGCCTGAGGAGTGACTGCCCCCCGCACATCCTGTTCCAAGACCTGCAGAAGAAGTACGGCGATGTCTACTCCCTCATGATGGGCGCCCACAACGTGATCATCGTCAACAGCCACCAGCATGCCAGAGAGGTCCTCCTGAAAAGAGGCAAAACGTTTGCAGGGAGACCCAGAACT GTTACAACGGATATCTTGACAAGGGATGGCAAAGACATAGCATTTGCTGACTACAGTGCCACATGGAGGTTTCACCGAAAAATGGTGCATGCAGCCTTGTGCATGTTTGGAGAGGGGTCAGCCTCCCTTGAAAAGATAA tCTGCAGGGAGGCGAGCTCTATGTGTCAGACCCTGGTGGAGATGCAGAGCACGGCCGTGGACCTGGCTCCGGAGCTGACTCGTGCGGTCACCAACGTCATCTGTTCACtgtgcttcagctcctcctACAGGCGCGGCGACCCGGAGTTCGAGGCCATGCTTCAGTATAGCCAGGGCATAGTGGACACTGTGGCCAAGGACAGCCTGGTGGACATATTCCCCTGGCTGCAG ATATTCCCCAATGAAGACCTCAGAATTCTCAAGCAGTGTGTGAGCATCAGAGACTCTCTTCTGCAGAAGAAATACGATGAGCACAAG GCGCAATACAGTGATGACACACAGCGGGACTTGCTGGACGCTCTGCTGAGAGCCAAGCGCAGCGCGGAGAACAACAACAGCGCGACACGGAACGTGGGGCTCACCGATGATCACCTGCTGATGACTGTGGGGGACATCTTCGGGGCTGGAGTGGAAACCACCACCACTGTGCTGAAATGGTCCATAGCCTACCTCATACACTATCCACAG GTGCAGAAGAGGATTCAGGAGGAGCTGGACAGTAAGATCGGGATGCACAGACATCCGCAGCTGAGCGACAGAGGAAGCCTGCCCTACCTGGAGGCCACCATCAGGGAGGTGATGAGGATCCGCCCGGTATCTCCCCTCCTCATCCCCCACGTGGCCCTCACAGACTCCAG TATTGGGGAGTATACAGTCGAAAAAGGTACCCGGGTCATCATTAATCTGTGGTCCTTACATCACGATGCAGCCGAGTGGAAGGACCCAGAGCTCTTTGATCCTG GTCACTTTCTGGAAGAAGATGGGAACAGTCTGTGCTCTACCCCCGCAAGCTACCTGCCGTTCGGGGCTGGAATCCGGGTGTGTCTAGGGGAGGCCCTGGCTAAGATGGAGctgttcctcttcctgtcttgGATCCTGCAGCGCTTCACCCTGGAGGTACCCCCTGGTCACCCCCTGCCTGATCTGCAGGGCAAGTTTGGGGTGGTTCTGCAGCCACAGAAGTACAAAGTCAATGCCAGGCTCAGGCCTTGCTGGGCAGAGAGCCAATCCAACAGCTAA